From Acidobacteriota bacterium, a single genomic window includes:
- a CDS encoding lysylphosphatidylglycerol synthase transmembrane domain-containing protein encodes MRTHLRTLLVVGLALALLVWFLRHANLSSVWGELQQGRIDFLLFALLATGSTYVLRAFRWQYLLLPLGRPHFIECLKTTVIGFAASTLLPARPGEVIRPYLLAKHEGFSATATFASIVIERLLDMLAVLFLFATFVVFFSSGLTSTDPAVYSALKVGGLTVFAATLVGLVVMMVLAGHPDRLERWALKIERILPARLARSVAGVVRAFVEGLAVVRQPRRMAIAMLLSFPLWLSIALGIWATSRAFHIEMSYPGAFLMMTILVVGVAVPTPGAVGGFHEAFRIGATVFFATPNDRAVGAAIVLHAMSFVPVTIAGSILMAREGLSLSGASGLAAKRSDEEVP; translated from the coding sequence ATGCGTACCCATCTTCGCACCCTGCTCGTGGTGGGGCTGGCCTTGGCTCTGCTGGTGTGGTTTCTTCGACACGCCAACCTCTCCTCGGTTTGGGGCGAACTCCAGCAGGGGCGGATCGACTTCCTGCTGTTTGCGCTGCTGGCCACGGGATCGACCTACGTGCTGCGAGCCTTCAGGTGGCAGTACCTGCTGCTCCCGCTCGGTCGGCCGCACTTCATCGAGTGTCTGAAGACGACCGTGATCGGCTTCGCCGCGTCGACGCTGCTGCCGGCCCGACCCGGGGAAGTGATTCGTCCCTATCTGCTCGCCAAGCACGAGGGGTTCAGCGCCACTGCGACATTTGCGTCGATTGTGATTGAGCGACTGCTCGACATGCTGGCCGTCTTGTTTCTGTTTGCGACCTTCGTCGTCTTTTTTTCGTCCGGGTTGACCTCCACTGATCCCGCGGTCTACTCGGCACTCAAAGTGGGTGGGCTGACGGTGTTCGCGGCGACGCTGGTTGGTCTGGTGGTCATGATGGTGCTCGCGGGGCACCCCGACCGCCTCGAGCGGTGGGCCCTCAAGATCGAACGGATCCTGCCAGCGCGCCTGGCTCGATCGGTGGCCGGCGTCGTGCGAGCCTTTGTCGAGGGCCTGGCCGTGGTCCGTCAGCCCCGCCGGATGGCGATCGCCATGCTGCTGTCATTCCCGCTGTGGCTGTCGATTGCGCTCGGGATTTGGGCGACCAGCCGCGCGTTCCACATCGAGATGTCGTACCCGGGTGCGTTTCTCATGATGACCATCCTCGTCGTTGGCGTGGCGGTGCCGACGCCGGGAGCGGTCGGCGGGTTCCACGAAGCGTTTCGCATCGGCGCGACCGTGTTTTTCGCGACGCCGAACGATCGAGCGGTCGGGGCGGCCATCGTGCTGCACGCCATGTCGTTTGTGCCGGTGACGATCGCCGGGTCGATTCTGATGGCCCGGGAGGGCCTCAGCTTAAGCGGGGCGAGCGGGCTCGCCGCCAAGCGGTCAGACGAGGAGGTCCCATGA
- a CDS encoding RDD family protein, with the protein MKCPKCGYLGFDSGDRCKHCGYEFSLINQETTAPAVPGAHLTRGARFRKTPGGATPASGVDRRLAPLPEGTPMDLPLFGDGLLPPPRAPLSVRRATPTPSRVRVRPEVRRPVPLELNLEAPVAVPPAEVRPVASPPEPVTSAGADALAPVAPPSRRFGAAAIDALLLAGIDAVLLSFTLRLCGLSPSEIRVLPLVPLLTFLILLNGGYLILFTGTLGQTLGKMAVGIRVVPVNREAMDLRRATWRTLAMLLSIGPAGLGFLPAAFGDFRALHDRLAGTRVIQHAATS; encoded by the coding sequence ATGAAGTGTCCCAAGTGTGGCTATCTCGGATTCGACAGCGGTGACCGCTGCAAGCACTGCGGATACGAATTCTCCCTGATCAACCAGGAGACGACAGCGCCGGCCGTCCCGGGTGCCCACCTGACGCGAGGGGCGCGATTCCGGAAAACGCCGGGGGGCGCCACGCCTGCTTCGGGTGTCGACCGCCGGCTGGCGCCACTGCCGGAAGGCACGCCCATGGATCTGCCGCTCTTTGGTGATGGCCTGCTTCCGCCACCTCGGGCGCCTCTCTCTGTCAGGCGAGCCACACCGACGCCGTCGCGCGTTCGCGTGCGACCGGAGGTGCGAAGGCCCGTTCCACTCGAACTGAATCTCGAAGCTCCGGTGGCCGTGCCACCGGCAGAGGTCCGACCGGTGGCCTCGCCGCCCGAACCGGTCACCTCCGCAGGCGCCGACGCTCTCGCACCTGTCGCGCCGCCGTCACGTCGCTTTGGGGCCGCCGCCATAGACGCGTTGCTTCTGGCCGGCATCGACGCGGTGCTGCTGTCATTCACGCTGCGACTGTGCGGATTGAGTCCGTCGGAGATCCGCGTGCTGCCCCTGGTGCCGCTCCTGACGTTTCTGATCCTGCTCAATGGCGGCTATCTCATCCTGTTTACCGGAACGCTCGGTCAGACGCTGGGGAAAATGGCCGTGGGCATCCGCGTCGTTCCCGTCAACCGGGAGGCCATGGATCTGCGGCGGGCCACGTGGCGGACCCTCGCCATGCTGCTCTCGATCGGCCCGGCCGGCCTCGGATTCCTGCCTGCGGCGTTCGGCGACTTTCGTGCCCTGCACGATCGGCTGGCCGGGACACGCGTGATCCAGCATGCGGCGACCTCGTGA
- the groES gene encoding co-chaperone GroES yields MKVKPLHDRIIVKRIEEGEQVVGGIIIPDSAKEKPQQGKVIAVGAGKIDDKGKRTPLDVKDGDKILFGKYSGQEIKLDGEEFLIMREDEVLGVIE; encoded by the coding sequence ATGAAGGTCAAGCCACTTCACGACCGCATCATCGTCAAGCGTATCGAGGAAGGTGAACAGGTGGTCGGCGGCATCATCATCCCCGACAGCGCGAAGGAAAAGCCCCAGCAGGGCAAGGTTATCGCCGTCGGCGCCGGCAAAATCGACGACAAGGGCAAGCGTACGCCGCTCGACGTCAAGGACGGCGACAAGATCCTGTTCGGCAAGTACTCGGGGCAGGAAATCAAGCTGGACGGCGAGGAATTCCTCATCATGCGTGAGGATGAGGTTCTCGGGGTGATTGAGTAG
- a CDS encoding ATP-binding protein has translation MAEARRSHTSLRLTVPPASPPAPPLRRRPLRDNPWMVLLGIVGLIALLAGTMTLANRSSRLAPDFLSEFVLYALSVVDLTMLVALGFVLARSVIKLLVERRRALPFARFRAKLVTVLLAMTLVPAVLVLLVGSELIRNNVDRWFTVHLDETLASAQRIASDYYHERQRQVSDEAARVARSLATLDLAQPDVRFVRDVVAPVVNDQRAGLIEVYRLPRGNEPTGVLVAVVDVASPTLPIGAIRASSDRLAMRATTDQPDVWLREPLESGGELIRAASPVRRPDGAVSGVVVASVHLTGDMAVRARGVTKAYESYSQLRVLKQPLTGVYLSFFLMVTLMILVGATWMGLYLAKRITRPVQALATAAREIGAGHFEHRVERETADEFGSLVDAFNSMADELATNRRRLERSTVDLEQKHTEVEERRRFTEAILERVATGVVTIDEAGFITTINPAALRLLGLGAAVVGQAAAVVFNEPDLQPLAVFAQPRGVGAKDPPAQELSLTRDGREVALAVASTRLHSDDGGSDGRVLVVDDITPLIRAQKVAAWREVARRLAHEIKNPLTPIQLCAQRLQRQFSTAPDHVKALVDECTTTIVGEVESLKSLVDEFSQFARMPAPRRESTDVHELLRRILVLYDGLFEHVRLETLFAVDLPRVRLDPDQIRRVIINLVDNAIEAINQQGQVVVETQHDPGTNLVRIVLADDGPGIALADREKLFMPYYSTKKRGSGLGLAIVRRIVAEHGGAIEVGENQPRGTRFTIELPCEPEGAIATGAA, from the coding sequence ATGGCTGAGGCCCGCCGGTCTCACACCTCGCTTCGCCTGACGGTGCCGCCAGCGTCGCCGCCGGCGCCGCCCCTGCGGCGGCGGCCATTGCGTGACAACCCGTGGATGGTCCTGCTGGGCATTGTGGGGCTCATCGCGCTGTTGGCCGGCACGATGACGCTGGCCAACCGGTCGAGTCGCCTCGCGCCGGACTTCCTGAGCGAGTTCGTTCTCTATGCGCTGTCGGTGGTGGACCTCACCATGCTGGTGGCGCTCGGGTTCGTGCTCGCGCGCAGCGTCATCAAGCTGCTGGTCGAGCGCCGCCGCGCGCTGCCGTTCGCCAGATTCCGCGCGAAGCTGGTCACGGTCCTGCTGGCCATGACGCTGGTCCCCGCCGTGCTCGTGCTGCTGGTGGGCAGCGAGCTCATCCGGAACAACGTCGACCGTTGGTTCACCGTGCATTTGGACGAGACGCTCGCCTCAGCGCAGCGGATTGCCAGCGACTATTACCACGAACGCCAGCGGCAGGTGAGTGATGAGGCCGCCCGGGTTGCCCGATCGCTGGCCACCCTCGATCTCGCACAGCCTGACGTGCGTTTTGTTCGTGACGTGGTTGCCCCGGTCGTCAACGACCAGCGCGCCGGCCTGATCGAGGTCTATCGGCTGCCGCGCGGCAATGAACCGACAGGCGTCCTGGTCGCGGTGGTTGACGTCGCCTCGCCCACGCTGCCGATCGGCGCGATTCGGGCGTCATCGGATCGACTGGCGATGCGGGCGACCACCGATCAACCCGACGTCTGGCTGCGTGAACCGCTCGAGAGCGGGGGCGAACTGATCCGCGCAGCCTCGCCCGTGCGCAGGCCCGATGGTGCGGTCTCAGGGGTGGTGGTGGCGAGCGTGCACCTGACCGGCGACATGGCGGTCCGGGCGCGAGGGGTGACCAAGGCGTACGAATCCTACAGCCAGCTCCGCGTGCTGAAGCAGCCGCTGACGGGCGTCTACCTGTCGTTCTTCCTGATGGTCACGCTGATGATTCTGGTCGGCGCGACATGGATGGGGCTGTATCTGGCCAAGCGGATCACGCGACCCGTACAGGCACTGGCCACGGCGGCCCGTGAGATCGGGGCCGGTCATTTCGAGCACCGCGTGGAACGGGAGACCGCCGACGAATTCGGCTCGCTGGTCGACGCGTTCAACAGCATGGCCGACGAGTTGGCCACCAACAGGCGCCGGCTGGAGCGCTCAACGGTGGATCTCGAGCAGAAGCACACGGAGGTCGAGGAGCGGCGGCGCTTCACCGAAGCCATCCTGGAGCGGGTGGCCACCGGTGTGGTGACTATTGACGAGGCCGGGTTTATCACGACGATCAATCCCGCAGCGCTTCGGCTGCTCGGTTTGGGCGCCGCGGTCGTTGGCCAGGCGGCAGCCGTCGTCTTCAACGAACCCGATCTGCAGCCGCTCGCCGTGTTCGCGCAACCACGTGGGGTCGGCGCCAAGGATCCGCCGGCCCAGGAACTCTCACTGACGCGTGACGGCCGGGAGGTGGCGCTGGCTGTCGCCTCCACGAGGCTGCACAGCGACGATGGCGGATCGGATGGACGCGTCCTGGTGGTCGACGACATCACCCCGCTGATTCGCGCGCAGAAGGTGGCGGCGTGGCGGGAAGTGGCGCGCCGGCTCGCCCACGAGATCAAGAATCCGCTGACGCCCATCCAGCTCTGCGCGCAGCGCCTGCAGCGGCAGTTCTCCACGGCGCCGGATCACGTCAAGGCGCTCGTCGACGAGTGCACGACCACGATTGTCGGCGAAGTCGAGTCGCTCAAGTCACTGGTCGACGAGTTCTCGCAGTTCGCCCGGATGCCGGCTCCACGCCGCGAGTCCACCGACGTGCACGAGTTGCTGCGCCGCATCCTCGTCCTCTATGACGGGTTGTTCGAGCACGTGCGCCTCGAAACCCTGTTCGCGGTCGATCTGCCGCGCGTCCGGCTCGACCCGGACCAGATTCGCCGGGTGATCATCAACCTGGTCGACAACGCCATCGAGGCGATCAATCAGCAGGGGCAGGTGGTGGTCGAGACCCAGCACGATCCCGGGACCAACCTCGTGCGAATCGTGCTGGCCGACGACGGTCCGGGCATCGCACTTGCTGATCGGGAGAAACTGTTCATGCCGTACTACTCGACCAAGAAGCGGGGCAGCGGGCTCGGGCTCGCGATCGTGCGTCGCATCGTGGCCGAGCACGGCGGCGCCATCGAGGTGGGCGAGAATCAGCCTCGGGGCACGCGCTTCACCATCGAGCTGCCGTGTGAACCCGAAGGCGCGATCGCGACGGGGGCGGCATGA
- the groL gene encoding chaperonin GroEL (60 kDa chaperone family; promotes refolding of misfolded polypeptides especially under stressful conditions; forms two stacked rings of heptamers to form a barrel-shaped 14mer; ends can be capped by GroES; misfolded proteins enter the barrel where they are refolded when GroES binds), whose translation MAKQIQYGEQSRQAILRGVNKLADAVKVTLGPKGRNVVLDKKFGSPLITKDGVTVAKEIELPDPLENMGAQMVREVASKTSDVAGDGTTTATVLAQAFYREGAKMVAAGANPMDLKRGIERAVEAITADLKKRSKPVKGHMIAQVGTISANNDETIGKIIAEAMEKVGKDGVITVEEAKTLETSLEVVEGMQFDRGYLSPYFVTDPERMEVVLENPMILIHEKKISSMKDLLPILEQVARLSRPLLIIAEDIEGEALATLVVNKLRGTLHVAAVKAPGFGDRRKAMLEDIAILTGGKAVTEDLGIKLESVKVEDMGQAKKITIDKDNTTIVEGGGESLKIQGRVKQIRAQVEETTSDYDREKLQERLAKLVGGVAVIKVGAATETEMKEKKARVEDAMHATKAAVEEGIVAGGGVALIRSLSALDGLKAEGDQQVGINIVKRAVEEPMRWIAQNAGQEGSIVVQRVKDGQDDFGFNALTDKYEHLVAAGVIDPTKVVRSALQNASSIASLLLTTEAIVADIPEEKKESGMPPGGGGMGGMY comes from the coding sequence ATGGCAAAACAGATTCAATACGGAGAGCAGTCGCGCCAGGCGATCCTGCGCGGCGTGAACAAGCTGGCCGATGCCGTCAAGGTGACGCTCGGTCCCAAGGGTCGGAACGTCGTGCTCGACAAGAAGTTCGGATCGCCGCTCATCACCAAGGACGGCGTGACGGTGGCGAAGGAAATCGAGCTGCCCGATCCCCTCGAGAACATGGGCGCGCAGATGGTGCGCGAAGTCGCGAGCAAGACGTCGGATGTGGCCGGTGATGGCACGACGACGGCCACGGTGCTGGCGCAGGCGTTCTACCGTGAGGGCGCGAAGATGGTGGCGGCGGGCGCGAACCCGATGGACCTCAAGCGCGGCATCGAGCGCGCGGTCGAGGCGATCACCGCCGACCTCAAGAAGCGGTCGAAGCCGGTCAAGGGCCACATGATCGCGCAGGTCGGGACGATCTCGGCGAACAACGACGAGACCATCGGCAAGATCATCGCCGAGGCGATGGAGAAGGTCGGCAAAGACGGTGTCATCACGGTCGAAGAGGCCAAGACGCTCGAGACCTCGCTCGAGGTCGTCGAGGGGATGCAGTTCGATCGCGGGTACCTGTCGCCCTACTTCGTGACCGATCCTGAGCGGATGGAAGTCGTGCTCGAGAATCCGATGATTCTCATCCATGAGAAAAAGATCAGCTCGATGAAGGACCTCCTGCCGATCCTGGAGCAGGTGGCCCGACTGAGCCGTCCGCTGCTCATCATCGCCGAGGACATCGAGGGCGAGGCGCTCGCGACGCTGGTCGTCAACAAGCTGCGCGGCACGCTGCACGTCGCCGCCGTCAAGGCGCCCGGCTTCGGCGATCGCCGCAAGGCCATGCTCGAGGACATCGCGATCCTGACCGGCGGCAAGGCCGTCACCGAGGATCTCGGCATCAAGCTCGAGAGCGTGAAAGTCGAAGACATGGGCCAGGCGAAGAAGATCACCATCGACAAGGACAACACGACCATTGTCGAGGGCGGCGGCGAATCCTTGAAGATCCAGGGCCGTGTGAAGCAGATCCGGGCCCAGGTCGAGGAGACTACGTCTGACTACGACCGCGAGAAACTGCAGGAGCGGCTGGCGAAACTGGTCGGCGGCGTGGCGGTGATCAAGGTCGGCGCGGCCACCGAAACCGAGATGAAGGAAAAGAAGGCGCGCGTCGAAGATGCGATGCACGCCACCAAGGCGGCCGTCGAAGAGGGCATCGTGGCCGGCGGCGGCGTAGCGCTGATCCGATCACTCAGCGCGCTCGACGGCCTCAAGGCCGAGGGCGACCAGCAGGTGGGCATCAACATCGTGAAGCGTGCGGTCGAAGAGCCGATGCGGTGGATCGCGCAGAACGCCGGACAGGAAGGCTCCATCGTCGTGCAGCGCGTCAAGGACGGCCAGGACGACTTCGGCTTCAATGCATTGACCGACAAGTACGAGCACCTGGTGGCGGCCGGCGTCATCGACCCGACCAAGGTCGTGCGCTCGGCGCTCCAGAACGCGTCGTCTATCGCGTCATTGTTGCTGACGACCGAGGCGATCGTGGCGGATATTCCTGAAGAGAAGAAGGAATCGGGGATGCCCCCCGGCGGTGGCGGCATGGGCGGGATGTACTAA
- the nrdR gene encoding transcriptional regulator NrdR has protein sequence MKCAYCGHMGDKVVDSRESREGDVIRRRRECLECGRRFTSYERVDEVPYMVIKKDGRRERFERQKLIAGLLKACEKRPVTVSALEAIADRVEATLQDRPEKEISTDEIGTSLMLELKQLDKVAYVRFASVYRDFRDIGEFMAELKDLVSAKE, from the coding sequence ATGAAGTGCGCGTACTGCGGCCACATGGGCGACAAGGTCGTGGATTCGCGCGAGAGCCGCGAAGGCGATGTGATCCGCAGGCGCCGCGAGTGCCTGGAGTGCGGGCGCCGATTCACCAGCTACGAGCGCGTCGATGAAGTGCCGTACATGGTGATCAAGAAAGACGGGCGGCGCGAACGGTTCGAGCGCCAGAAGTTGATCGCCGGCCTGCTCAAGGCCTGCGAGAAGCGACCGGTCACCGTCTCGGCGCTCGAGGCGATTGCCGACCGCGTCGAGGCGACACTGCAGGACCGGCCGGAGAAGGAAATCTCGACCGACGAAATAGGCACGTCCCTGATGCTGGAACTCAAGCAACTCGACAAGGTTGCCTACGTGCGGTTCGCCTCGGTCTACCGCGACTTCCGGGACATCGGCGAGTTCATGGCCGAACTCAAGGATCTGGTCAGCGCCAAGGAATGA
- a CDS encoding DUF4390 domain-containing protein, producing MTSGRLLAIVLALLVLESADAPRSIDVSAVARDGRVYVSCTFAASTLDELGEAIHAGLTTSITYDVDLRRPLWWFDRTLASSTVVASVQHDTLTGRYQLTRTIDGRNEDTLVTDDQNAVKKFLTTFARLPLFSAVELEANVEYTVRLRVRTRPRVTWFVWPWEPSTATGTARFTFIP from the coding sequence ATGACATCGGGACGGCTGCTTGCCATCGTGCTGGCTCTACTGGTGCTGGAGAGTGCTGATGCGCCGCGGAGCATCGACGTCTCGGCCGTCGCGCGCGACGGCCGGGTCTACGTGTCGTGCACGTTCGCCGCGAGCACCCTGGACGAACTCGGTGAAGCCATTCACGCGGGACTCACCACGTCGATCACGTACGACGTCGATCTTCGGCGTCCGCTCTGGTGGTTTGATCGGACACTGGCCTCGTCGACGGTCGTGGCCTCCGTGCAGCACGACACGCTCACGGGCCGCTACCAGTTGACCCGCACCATCGACGGCCGCAACGAAGATACGCTGGTGACCGATGATCAGAACGCGGTCAAGAAGTTCCTGACCACATTCGCCAGGCTGCCGCTGTTCAGCGCCGTGGAGCTCGAGGCCAACGTCGAATATACCGTTCGCCTGCGGGTTCGCACGCGACCGCGCGTGACGTGGTTCGTCTGGCCGTGGGAGCCGAGCACGGCGACTGGAACGGCGCGGTTCACGTTCATCCCCTGA
- a CDS encoding sigma-54 dependent transcriptional regulator, translating into MKARLLVVDDEPGVRTALTGVLRDEGHEVETVDSGEACLDRLLRATYDVILLDIWLPGIDGLTTLQRLRDRQVDAAVVMISGHGNIESAVRAIKMGAFDFIEKPLSLDKTVLVVANALRQRHLETENRALRARVDEELTMVGESYAMTQLREQVAMAAPTNGRVLIFGDNGTGKELVARSVHGLSRRRGGPFVEVNCAAIPEELIESELFGHMRGSFTGAVADRRGKFEAADGGTIFLDEIADMSLKTQAKVLRVLQEQVIEPVGSTTRIKVDTRVLAATNKDLLAEIKNGRFREDLYFRLNVIPIFVPPLRDRGEDIPLLAVHFTRLFAREYGRRLKTLDEGALTVLAHYGWPGNIRELRNVIERLMIMVPGEVIKAEDLTFLGPTPAGPVAAGAAPVRPLHEARDEFERDYILKTLASQQGNISRTAEVLGVERSNLYRKMRGLGIAPARQGDRDGESLSYNHDTHS; encoded by the coding sequence ATGAAGGCTCGGCTGCTGGTCGTCGACGATGAACCGGGCGTGCGCACGGCGCTCACCGGTGTGCTGCGCGACGAGGGCCACGAGGTGGAGACCGTCGACAGCGGCGAAGCCTGCCTGGATCGGTTGCTTCGTGCCACCTATGACGTGATCCTGCTGGACATCTGGTTGCCGGGGATCGACGGGCTCACCACACTCCAGCGCCTGCGGGATCGCCAGGTTGATGCCGCCGTCGTCATGATCTCGGGGCACGGCAACATCGAGTCGGCCGTCCGCGCGATCAAGATGGGGGCATTCGACTTTATCGAGAAACCGCTCTCGCTCGACAAGACCGTGCTCGTCGTGGCCAACGCGCTCAGGCAGCGGCACCTCGAGACCGAGAACCGCGCGCTCCGGGCCAGGGTCGACGAGGAGTTGACCATGGTCGGCGAGAGTTACGCGATGACCCAACTGCGCGAGCAGGTGGCGATGGCGGCGCCGACCAACGGGCGCGTGCTCATCTTCGGCGACAACGGCACGGGCAAGGAGCTGGTCGCGCGGTCGGTCCACGGATTGAGCCGTCGCCGGGGCGGTCCGTTCGTCGAGGTGAACTGTGCCGCGATTCCCGAAGAGCTGATCGAGTCGGAGCTGTTCGGCCATATGCGGGGGTCGTTTACCGGCGCGGTCGCCGATCGTCGCGGCAAGTTCGAAGCCGCCGATGGCGGGACGATCTTCCTCGACGAGATCGCCGACATGAGCCTGAAGACCCAGGCCAAGGTGCTGAGGGTGCTCCAGGAGCAGGTGATCGAGCCAGTCGGCAGCACGACCCGGATCAAAGTGGACACCCGGGTGCTGGCGGCCACCAACAAGGACCTGCTCGCCGAGATCAAGAACGGCCGCTTCCGCGAGGATCTCTACTTCCGGCTCAACGTCATTCCGATCTTCGTGCCGCCGCTCCGGGATCGTGGCGAGGACATTCCGCTGCTGGCCGTCCACTTCACGCGTCTGTTCGCACGCGAATACGGACGGCGTCTCAAGACCCTGGATGAGGGAGCGCTGACGGTGCTCGCGCATTACGGATGGCCCGGCAACATCCGCGAACTTCGGAACGTCATCGAGCGGCTGATGATCATGGTGCCGGGCGAGGTCATCAAGGCCGAGGATCTCACGTTTCTTGGTCCGACGCCGGCGGGACCAGTCGCCGCCGGCGCCGCACCTGTGCGGCCCCTCCACGAAGCGCGAGACGAGTTTGAGCGTGACTACATCCTGAAGACGCTGGCCTCGCAGCAGGGCAACATCTCGCGCACCGCGGAGGTGCTCGGCGTCGAACGCAGCAATCTCTACCGCAAGATGCGCGGGTTGGGGATTGCGCCGGCAAGGCAGGGTGATCGCGACGGCGAAAGCTTGTCGTATAATCACGACACGCATTCCTGA
- a CDS encoding phosphoribosylaminoimidazolesuccinocarboxamide synthase: MSKPMIESTLEGLTPFRRGKVRDLYEVGHDLLIVATDRISAFDYILGSGIPDKGKVLNQLSAFWFGLMTDIIPNHVITTDPLQYPEPARRHAAVLRGRSMLVRRTRPLPVECVVRGYLAGSGWKEYQMTGAVCGIVLPKGLVESDRLPTPIFTPSTKAESGHDININDAETIGMVGREHFTQLRDLSLRVYSRGAQHAETRGIIVADTKFEFGIIDGPDGREHLMLIDEVLTPDSSRFWPSDSYKPGGGQPSYDKQFVRDYLEAIGWNKQPPAPALPPDVISKTRQKYVEAYERLSGRTLE, from the coding sequence ATGTCCAAGCCCATGATTGAGTCCACCCTCGAAGGCCTGACCCCGTTCCGCCGCGGCAAGGTGCGAGACCTCTACGAGGTGGGTCACGACCTGCTGATTGTGGCCACCGACCGGATTTCGGCCTTCGACTACATCCTGGGATCGGGCATCCCCGACAAGGGTAAGGTCCTCAACCAGCTCTCCGCCTTCTGGTTTGGCCTGATGACCGACATCATCCCCAATCACGTCATCACGACCGACCCGCTGCAATACCCGGAACCGGCTCGCCGCCATGCCGCCGTGCTGCGCGGGCGATCGATGCTCGTCCGCCGCACCCGGCCCCTGCCGGTCGAATGCGTGGTCCGTGGATATCTCGCGGGATCCGGCTGGAAGGAGTACCAGATGACTGGAGCCGTGTGCGGCATCGTACTGCCGAAGGGCCTGGTGGAATCGGACCGGCTGCCGACGCCGATCTTCACGCCGTCGACGAAGGCGGAAAGCGGGCACGACATCAATATCAATGACGCGGAAACCATTGGGATGGTCGGCCGCGAGCATTTCACGCAGTTGCGAGACCTGTCGCTGCGCGTCTACAGCCGCGGCGCGCAGCATGCCGAGACGCGCGGCATCATTGTCGCCGACACGAAGTTCGAATTCGGCATCATCGACGGCCCCGACGGCCGCGAGCACCTGATGCTGATTGACGAGGTCCTGACGCCCGATTCGTCCCGGTTCTGGCCGTCGGATTCGTACAAACCCGGGGGCGGTCAGCCAAGCTACGACAAGCAGTTCGTGCGGGACTACCTCGAGGCGATTGGCTGGAACAAGCAGCCGCCGGCGCCGGCGCTCCCCCCCGACGTCATCTCGAAGACGCGTCAGAAGTACGTCGAAGCCTATGAGCGCCTGTCGGGGCGCACACTCGAATAG
- a CDS encoding energy transducer TonB, producing the protein MSEPKASNPVPTGSVGHVSVQLDHLHARQVQFSFEKQAPRMGGSLGFSFVFHATIVAAVLYIALAPGPPVDLRNSPTIKDVVWLDQPGPGGGGGGGGNRSVEPPRKEKLVVPEQKKPDIQPVKAPEDALPVPDFLVPIKSQLDESLVGLNDIGSSRGSGTGGGMGGGTGTGIGNGSGSGIGDGSGGGTGGGAYRPGNGIEIPVLKKEVKPQYTADAMRAKIQGIAVLDCVVKADGTVGECGVVRSLDSTFGLDQEAVKAARQWRFLPGKRLGQPISVWVTIELTFTLR; encoded by the coding sequence ATGTCCGAGCCGAAGGCCAGCAATCCGGTACCGACGGGATCCGTCGGCCACGTGTCGGTGCAGTTGGACCATCTGCACGCGCGCCAGGTCCAGTTTTCGTTCGAGAAACAGGCCCCCCGCATGGGCGGATCTCTGGGGTTTTCGTTCGTTTTCCACGCTACCATCGTCGCCGCGGTCCTGTACATTGCCCTGGCGCCGGGGCCGCCCGTCGACCTCCGGAACTCCCCGACGATCAAGGATGTCGTCTGGCTCGATCAGCCGGGGCCTGGCGGGGGCGGCGGAGGTGGTGGAAACCGATCCGTCGAACCGCCTCGCAAAGAGAAGCTGGTCGTCCCGGAGCAGAAGAAGCCCGACATTCAGCCTGTCAAGGCGCCCGAGGATGCCCTTCCGGTGCCGGACTTCCTCGTGCCAATCAAATCCCAACTCGACGAGTCGTTGGTCGGGCTCAATGACATCGGTTCGTCACGCGGCAGCGGGACGGGCGGAGGCATGGGGGGCGGCACGGGCACTGGTATCGGAAACGGTTCGGGTTCTGGTATCGGAGACGGTTCGGGCGGTGGCACAGGAGGCGGCGCTTACCGGCCCGGGAACGGCATCGAGATTCCGGTGCTGAAGAAGGAAGTCAAACCGCAATACACGGCCGACGCGATGCGCGCCAAGATCCAGGGCATCGCCGTACTCGACTGTGTGGTCAAGGCGGATGGGACGGTGGGGGAGTGCGGCGTGGTCCGCTCGCTCGATTCGACCTTCGGCCTGGATCAGGAAGCCGTCAAGGCCGCCCGGCAGTGGCGCTTCTTACCCGGCAAGCGCCTCGGCCAGCCGATTTCCGTTTGGGTGACCATCGAACTCACTTTCACCCTGCGCTAG